Proteins encoded by one window of Paraburkholderia sabiae:
- the pxpA gene encoding 5-oxoprolinase subunit PxpA — MQETDVSEKTIDLNVDIGEGFEHDVELIEYASSVNIACGWHAGDPLTMRRVTTEAIRKGVAVGAHPSFPDRENFGRVPMRLPTDEIYAGVQYQVGALAAVVAGLNGELSHVKPHGALYNMAEMDEELAFAIVRAIRDYDPRLAIYGLAGGQLVRVAHEAGLPAIDEAFADRGYTADGKLVPRSDPGAFLDTDEASKAQVVDIIDRHCVRSVDGQSVSLRARSICLHGDGAHAVDFARMLRKHLARAGVGVIAPVPQIVGQHA, encoded by the coding sequence ATGCAGGAGACGGACGTGAGTGAAAAAACCATCGATTTGAACGTCGATATTGGCGAGGGCTTCGAACACGATGTCGAGCTCATCGAGTACGCGAGTTCGGTGAACATCGCCTGCGGGTGGCACGCTGGCGATCCACTGACCATGCGACGCGTCACGACGGAGGCGATACGAAAGGGAGTCGCAGTAGGTGCGCATCCGAGCTTTCCTGATCGCGAGAATTTCGGCCGTGTGCCGATGCGTTTGCCAACGGACGAGATTTACGCCGGCGTGCAGTACCAGGTGGGCGCGCTTGCGGCTGTCGTGGCGGGACTGAACGGCGAGCTTTCGCATGTGAAGCCGCATGGGGCCTTGTACAACATGGCCGAAATGGACGAAGAACTTGCCTTTGCGATAGTGCGGGCAATACGGGACTATGATCCGCGTCTGGCCATTTACGGTCTCGCTGGCGGGCAGCTTGTCCGCGTGGCGCATGAAGCCGGGTTGCCTGCGATAGACGAAGCCTTCGCGGACCGTGGCTACACGGCTGATGGGAAATTGGTGCCCCGGTCAGACCCCGGAGCATTTCTGGATACCGACGAGGCGTCGAAGGCCCAGGTAGTCGATATTATTGACCGACACTGTGTGCGTTCAGTAGACGGACAAAGCGTGTCGCTGCGGGCACGCTCAATTTGTTTGCACGGCGATGGCGCACACGCGGTCGATTTTGCCCGCATGCTCAGAAAGCACCTCGCGCGCGCCGGGGTAGGGGTCATTGCGCCTGTTCCACAGATCGTCGGGCAGCATGCCTAG
- the dctP gene encoding TRAP transporter substrate-binding protein DctP, translating into MVTAYPQDTVSGNSLRVFAERAAIETRGYVGPHLQYRSHRGTGQLLLDVQSGRVDVADVFGGDLAVLDPLFELSTLPFLAQNEAEASTLECLAEIEYRRALASAGLHLLVMSPWPPTGLWSRKPISSIRDVVDLKIRTYDQASASVFANMGAHAVSLPMGDMKRLVRTGNINAVLSSGDGAVGDTLAGMLPNFADVRYAFPVSLLLMSEERFRALPAEVQQQLTSASRAAQKAQWQALPERMETNYARMRENGVSVQDPITVDLHAALEREGQARALEWSGRVRPAVRAVLAAYRNRAAAVGNECRRSLGDDFNGGLG; encoded by the coding sequence ATGGTCACCGCATATCCTCAGGACACCGTATCGGGTAACAGCCTTCGCGTTTTCGCCGAGCGTGCAGCGATCGAAACGCGTGGTTACGTTGGGCCTCATCTACAGTATCGGTCGCACAGAGGTACGGGGCAGCTCCTGCTCGACGTCCAGTCGGGAAGGGTCGATGTCGCAGACGTGTTCGGCGGCGACCTTGCCGTGCTTGACCCTCTGTTCGAGCTTTCGACATTGCCGTTCCTTGCGCAAAACGAAGCGGAGGCCTCGACTCTCGAATGCCTGGCCGAAATCGAATATCGCCGCGCGCTGGCGAGCGCGGGCCTGCACCTACTGGTAATGTCGCCATGGCCGCCCACCGGTCTCTGGTCACGCAAGCCGATCAGCAGCATTCGGGACGTTGTTGACCTCAAGATCCGAACGTATGACCAGGCATCGGCCAGCGTATTCGCAAACATGGGTGCCCACGCCGTCAGTTTGCCAATGGGCGACATGAAGCGGCTGGTCAGAACTGGCAACATCAATGCGGTGCTGTCGTCAGGAGACGGCGCGGTGGGTGACACGCTCGCGGGGATGCTACCGAACTTTGCTGATGTCAGATACGCCTTTCCGGTCTCACTTCTCCTGATGAGCGAAGAACGCTTTAGGGCGCTCCCTGCCGAGGTGCAGCAGCAACTCACATCCGCGTCTCGCGCCGCGCAAAAAGCACAATGGCAGGCTCTGCCCGAGCGCATGGAAACGAACTATGCGCGCATGAGGGAGAACGGCGTATCCGTTCAGGATCCGATCACAGTGGATCTGCATGCCGCGCTTGAGCGCGAGGGGCAGGCGCGGGCCTTGGAATGGTCGGGTCGAGTTCGGCCGGCTGTGCGGGCCGTACTCGCAGCCTATCGCAATCGTGCAGCCGCAGTCGGAAATGAGTGTCGACGGAGCCTAGGCGATGACTTCAACGGAGGCTTGGGATGA
- a CDS encoding autoinducer binding domain-containing protein produces the protein MMLGSMIEKLPHASANIVDLHSADVGADRVILRLRDHGGGRLVLERVIDRPEDVSITLLLPMHSERLFLAFSSADPWGDILAPAYDAIHVRCRHVFNGRRRLSRQVRSACVDDVGARILECSNECDLAAVLEALAGSLGAEQYCVSWMEFDSGGNTADHRYLVGCDPAWIQKYVYRAGYMNDPLLEYAKRNATPATSSDLQGDASGHWLLQEARLHGLSSILACPVHESARSSVTVLQVAVGGSVVDGNHILSRNKHTWRGAAGALSDWRLRQLSGIATECGLIGEELTVLRALLHWKDSSADTIAEELNLRARHIRQIVYPGITRKMGVSHIKDAVTLAFKCGLIN, from the coding sequence ATGATGCTCGGCTCAATGATCGAGAAGTTGCCTCACGCCAGCGCGAACATTGTCGATCTGCATAGTGCAGACGTAGGAGCAGATCGTGTCATTTTGAGGTTGCGCGACCACGGCGGTGGTCGCCTGGTCCTGGAGCGAGTGATTGACCGTCCCGAGGACGTGAGCATTACGCTACTGCTTCCCATGCACAGCGAACGGTTGTTCCTCGCATTTTCGAGTGCCGACCCGTGGGGTGACATTCTCGCGCCGGCGTACGACGCTATTCACGTTAGGTGCCGGCACGTGTTCAACGGCCGCCGCCGTCTGTCACGACAGGTCCGGTCCGCTTGCGTGGACGATGTGGGGGCCCGGATTCTCGAGTGTAGCAACGAGTGTGATCTGGCGGCCGTACTCGAAGCTTTGGCGGGCTCGCTCGGCGCCGAGCAATACTGCGTGAGCTGGATGGAATTCGACAGCGGTGGCAACACTGCGGATCATCGGTATCTCGTCGGGTGCGATCCCGCGTGGATTCAGAAGTACGTTTATCGCGCAGGCTACATGAACGACCCGCTTCTGGAATATGCGAAGCGAAACGCGACGCCGGCGACGTCTTCTGATCTCCAAGGTGATGCATCAGGACACTGGCTGCTTCAGGAGGCACGGTTGCATGGATTGTCCAGCATACTGGCGTGTCCGGTACACGAGAGCGCGCGATCGAGTGTGACGGTGCTGCAGGTGGCAGTCGGCGGTAGTGTCGTCGACGGAAATCACATCCTTTCGCGCAATAAGCACACGTGGCGCGGCGCCGCTGGTGCCCTCTCGGACTGGCGTTTGCGTCAATTGAGCGGGATTGCTACTGAGTGCGGACTCATTGGCGAAGAACTGACGGTGTTGCGCGCCTTGTTGCATTGGAAAGACAGTTCGGCCGACACCATTGCGGAAGAACTCAATTTGCGAGCCCGCCATATCAGACAGATTGTGTATCCCGGAATTACCCGAAAAATGGGCGTTTCTCACATCAAGGACGCGGTAACACTTGCCTTTAAATGCGGTTTGATTAATTGA
- a CDS encoding bifunctional diguanylate cyclase/phosphodiesterase, which produces MSVSTSSDRASVLGRLSGIVKAYADRSYAFPLVAVVITGAIWGVTLQRVQHEGEAARATAAATSSQLADTFAAHIARTVHDADVAVRWVKYEYERSPATFTLADYKQRGLVSADTALQVTIVDAAGKVVQTTTSAARSVNLSDRQHFKVHERGDIGLYISEPVVGRVSSQWSLQFTRRLNHPDGSFAGIVVVSEDPDFLTHGFYNLEGLGIHGMLAALSDNGYLLSRLTGGEPTSPRGLPASAFSPMRGASGAIVKDPVDGVHRFVSYRHLSAYPVSVVAGVSADDALAPYRQSRLLYVMIASVLSLMLLGAAAWQLIVTRRFQKLAETDSLTGLPNRHLMLQTVRQWIRNEEPGRVALLYIDLDNFKAINDTLGHKVGDELLRNVAFRLGECAAPGDVLARIGGDEFAYLLSDERALDHAERTANDIVQAFRRVFVMRGDDYTINVSIGVSLHKQSDETEFGLLTKADMAMYAAKERGRHGEESRFHVYTPELFARAHSLLEQQQALQYAIINREFFVLYQPIVSLDGTLRGVEALVRWRHPHKGMLKPDQFIPLAESTGLIVQLGESLLQQACREFRAWQETAGSRIFLSVNVSSHQFSRGGLSHTIRQCLNDNLMDPDALQLEITETAMLSGSRDLRLRVQDIRRLGVKVVLDDFGTGQSSLSNLVSQTVDGIKIDRQFIETAPGQQMAAALIESLEKLTRDVGLSLVIQGVETHEQAAWLSRFKEVSVQGNFYARPAQLIDLTPILKSGS; this is translated from the coding sequence ATGTCTGTGTCCACATCATCAGATCGCGCATCGGTGTTGGGCCGTCTGTCGGGAATAGTAAAGGCGTACGCCGACCGGTCCTATGCGTTCCCGCTCGTAGCGGTAGTGATCACCGGTGCGATCTGGGGCGTCACGCTTCAGCGTGTTCAGCATGAAGGCGAAGCGGCCCGAGCGACTGCTGCCGCGACCAGTTCGCAACTGGCGGACACCTTCGCGGCCCACATCGCGAGGACGGTTCACGACGCTGACGTTGCCGTGCGGTGGGTCAAGTACGAGTATGAACGCTCCCCGGCGACTTTTACGCTCGCCGATTACAAGCAGCGCGGACTTGTCTCCGCCGACACCGCGTTGCAGGTGACCATCGTCGACGCTGCCGGCAAAGTCGTGCAAACCACAACTTCGGCTGCCCGTTCCGTCAACTTGTCGGATCGCCAGCATTTCAAAGTACACGAAAGAGGCGACATCGGTCTCTACATTAGTGAGCCCGTTGTGGGACGGGTATCGTCCCAGTGGTCGCTCCAGTTCACACGACGACTCAATCACCCGGATGGCTCCTTCGCAGGCATTGTGGTGGTCTCGGAAGACCCCGACTTCCTGACCCACGGCTTCTACAACCTCGAGGGGCTCGGTATTCACGGAATGCTGGCGGCCCTTTCCGACAACGGTTACCTGCTGTCGCGACTTACGGGTGGAGAGCCGACGTCGCCCAGGGGGCTGCCGGCTTCGGCTTTCTCACCAATGAGAGGCGCCAGCGGCGCGATCGTTAAAGATCCGGTGGATGGCGTTCATCGATTTGTCTCGTACCGACATCTTTCAGCGTACCCGGTCTCGGTTGTCGCTGGTGTCTCGGCTGATGACGCACTTGCCCCGTACCGACAGTCAAGGCTGCTTTACGTCATGATCGCGTCAGTCCTGAGCCTGATGTTACTGGGCGCGGCCGCCTGGCAGTTAATCGTCACGCGTCGGTTCCAGAAACTGGCAGAGACCGACTCGCTCACAGGCCTGCCTAACCGGCACCTCATGTTGCAAACGGTACGTCAATGGATTCGCAACGAAGAACCGGGACGGGTAGCGCTGCTGTACATCGACCTCGACAATTTCAAGGCCATCAACGATACCTTGGGCCACAAGGTCGGAGATGAACTACTGCGCAATGTTGCATTTCGCCTCGGGGAGTGCGCAGCGCCGGGCGATGTGCTCGCCAGGATAGGTGGCGACGAGTTCGCGTACCTCCTGTCCGATGAGCGGGCGCTCGACCATGCTGAAAGGACCGCAAACGATATTGTCCAGGCTTTCAGGCGCGTCTTCGTCATGCGGGGAGACGACTACACGATTAACGTCAGCATCGGGGTTTCCTTGCACAAGCAGTCCGACGAGACAGAGTTTGGACTACTTACGAAAGCCGATATGGCAATGTATGCAGCCAAAGAACGCGGTCGTCACGGCGAGGAAAGCCGGTTCCATGTCTACACGCCCGAACTTTTCGCGCGTGCGCATTCGCTTCTGGAGCAACAGCAGGCGCTGCAGTACGCGATCATTAATCGGGAGTTCTTCGTTCTGTATCAGCCGATCGTCTCGCTCGATGGAACGCTACGAGGCGTTGAGGCGCTGGTTCGGTGGAGGCATCCGCACAAGGGCATGTTGAAGCCCGACCAGTTTATCCCGCTCGCTGAATCAACCGGATTGATCGTCCAGCTCGGGGAGTCCCTGCTGCAGCAGGCATGCCGTGAATTTCGGGCGTGGCAGGAAACCGCTGGTAGCCGGATCTTTCTGTCGGTCAACGTGTCGTCGCACCAGTTCTCAAGGGGAGGGTTGTCGCATACCATCAGGCAATGCCTGAACGACAACCTCATGGATCCCGATGCGCTGCAGCTCGAGATAACAGAAACCGCAATGCTTTCAGGGAGCCGCGACCTGCGACTTCGAGTTCAGGACATCCGACGCCTGGGCGTCAAGGTGGTGCTCGATGACTTCGGAACTGGACAGTCATCGCTATCGAATCTTGTGTCGCAGACCGTAGACGGCATCAAGATTGACCGACAGTTCATCGAAACGGCGCCAGGGCAGCAGATGGCCGCTGCCTTGATCGAGAGTCTCGAAAAGCTTACCCGGGATGTCGGGTTATCTCTCGTGATCCAAGGCGTGGAAACACACGAGCAGGCCGCGTGGTTGTCACGCTTCAAGGAGGTGTCCGTTCAGGGAAACTTTTACGCGAGACCTGCGCAGCTCATCGATCTCACGCCCATACTGAAGTCGGGTTCATGA
- a CDS encoding ParB/RepB/Spo0J family partition protein, producing MSNNIREQLMAKTANLPTPADFKDGGKKDKGGRGPQTMPGITSALAAAQLRIQELESKGVDTEMAVSNIVPNPWQPRRQFNEAKLSELARSISEAGLLQAVTVRRVGETFQLVAGERRWRAHKLLNRESIRGVVIECSDQDMAAFALMENVTRDDLSDYEIAIAVRRAESEFPNRTRLAEVMGVTRNELYKFLAFDDLPDFVKRDLDLTPSVLGANSAQDIANVLKKTGEPGLKALKELWPLLLGGDLAQTKVGASITAQVSRGLAPSDAGGRSILKIFAGKVQAGSITKDVKGLTFKFKAGVMTEEQESELREHIGKMFSVRPE from the coding sequence ATGAGCAACAACATCCGCGAACAGCTGATGGCAAAGACGGCCAACCTCCCAACTCCTGCTGATTTTAAGGATGGGGGAAAGAAGGACAAAGGCGGCCGGGGGCCCCAAACAATGCCTGGCATCACGAGCGCGCTTGCTGCGGCCCAACTGCGTATCCAGGAGCTGGAGTCGAAAGGCGTCGATACGGAGATGGCGGTAAGCAACATCGTACCGAACCCTTGGCAGCCGCGCCGACAATTCAACGAGGCGAAGCTTTCGGAACTGGCCCGCTCGATTTCCGAGGCTGGTCTGCTGCAAGCCGTAACTGTTCGCCGGGTTGGGGAAACGTTCCAGCTGGTTGCTGGTGAGCGACGCTGGCGTGCGCACAAGCTTCTCAATCGGGAAAGTATCCGTGGTGTCGTGATCGAGTGTTCCGATCAGGACATGGCAGCATTCGCACTCATGGAAAATGTCACCCGGGACGATCTCTCCGACTACGAGATTGCAATCGCGGTCCGTCGTGCGGAGAGCGAGTTTCCGAACCGTACCCGCCTAGCGGAAGTGATGGGTGTAACCCGCAATGAACTATATAAGTTCCTGGCGTTCGACGATCTGCCTGACTTCGTCAAGCGGGACTTGGACCTGACTCCGTCGGTGCTCGGAGCAAACTCAGCTCAGGATATAGCGAATGTGTTGAAGAAAACGGGCGAGCCCGGATTGAAGGCGTTGAAGGAGTTATGGCCTCTCCTACTAGGCGGCGACTTGGCGCAGACAAAGGTGGGTGCATCGATAACAGCACAGGTTTCGCGAGGGCTCGCGCCAAGTGACGCTGGGGGGCGAAGTATCCTGAAAATCTTTGCCGGCAAGGTCCAGGCCGGCAGCATTACCAAAGATGTCAAAGGGCTAACGTTCAAGTTCAAAGCTGGCGTCATGACAGAAGAGCAGGAAAGCGAGCTTCGCGAGCACATCGGAAAGATGTTTTCTGTCAGGCCTGAGTGA
- a CDS encoding ParA family protein — protein MANVGTLPMEDRKVTLREVAEFADNLEPFSDNLREQILAPRPRKVAPIYTISELAEMCSLTRQQIQYLVTRDDASLPTGTLNGNGRSRTFTLPEVRTWVKMASDVYQTRLGNEDGNFKGKVLTTAQLKGGSAKTTTTVCLAQALTLLGRNVLLIDLDPQASASELCGLYAEKEISGEDTVLPYIYDHNIEGGLSAKVQSTYWDGLDIIPGHTFLYGAEFLLPARQKTVQGYRFWSVLRQGLEPLRSQYDYILIDTSPSLSYMNLNALLAADALVMPMIPENLDFISSLAFWRLFSDVAEDFLPYEEDKVYEFISILLSKVDYGKTSSAPVVRQWAQSAYGRWLDPFEIPSSSVMSGGALSFSTALDVVSTHSTAKSLQRVRQPMMQYARWLDDMFVKSWKEST, from the coding sequence ATGGCTAACGTAGGCACCTTACCAATGGAAGACCGAAAGGTAACGCTTCGGGAAGTCGCGGAATTCGCAGACAATCTCGAACCGTTCTCCGATAACTTGCGGGAACAGATTCTCGCACCACGGCCGCGCAAGGTTGCGCCGATCTACACGATCAGTGAACTTGCCGAGATGTGCAGTCTGACGCGTCAGCAGATCCAGTATCTGGTGACTAGGGACGATGCAAGTCTGCCGACAGGCACGCTTAACGGCAACGGTCGCAGTAGGACGTTCACCCTGCCCGAAGTACGCACTTGGGTAAAGATGGCTTCCGACGTATACCAGACGCGGCTTGGAAACGAGGACGGCAATTTCAAGGGCAAGGTACTCACCACGGCACAGTTGAAAGGTGGGTCTGCGAAGACCACAACGACTGTCTGCCTCGCGCAGGCTCTGACGCTGCTAGGACGGAATGTGCTTCTGATCGACCTCGATCCGCAGGCATCTGCATCCGAGCTTTGCGGACTATACGCGGAGAAGGAGATTTCGGGTGAAGACACTGTTTTGCCGTACATCTATGACCACAACATTGAGGGTGGCCTGAGCGCGAAAGTGCAATCGACTTACTGGGATGGCCTCGACATCATCCCGGGTCATACGTTCCTGTATGGCGCAGAGTTCCTTCTGCCGGCCCGCCAGAAGACCGTTCAGGGATACCGGTTCTGGTCAGTACTGCGACAGGGGCTTGAGCCACTCCGGTCGCAGTACGACTACATACTGATCGATACATCGCCGTCATTGTCGTACATGAACCTGAACGCGCTGCTGGCGGCCGATGCGCTTGTGATGCCCATGATCCCGGAGAATCTGGACTTCATTAGCTCCTTGGCTTTTTGGCGTCTGTTTTCGGATGTTGCGGAAGACTTTCTTCCGTACGAGGAAGACAAAGTCTATGAATTCATTTCAATTCTGTTGTCGAAAGTGGACTACGGGAAAACGTCGTCTGCACCGGTGGTCCGACAGTGGGCGCAAAGTGCTTATGGGCGATGGCTTGATCCGTTTGAGATTCCATCGAGCTCGGTGATGAGCGGGGGAGCGCTGTCATTTTCCACGGCTCTCGATGTCGTCAGCACCCATTCGACGGCCAAGTCACTACAGCGTGTTCGGCAGCCTATGATGCAATACGCGCGATGGCTGGACGACATGTTTGTGAAATCCTGGAAGGAGTCGACATGA